Proteins co-encoded in one Listeria ivanovii subsp. ivanovii genomic window:
- a CDS encoding Crp/Fnr family transcriptional regulator: protein MYSDEEIFKEATTKSLLQLLKKKEDFHTYCYQETLAKGQEIILNDSNDFKIYLVESGYFAYCLQNDQGDSGIICFVGDEVAVNLVPIIKEEPEDSSLRTLTEVKCWVLDPGFVEKALDESNQKALYLLSNLLYTRKVYFKASKRTFMKKEARIRACLKDIGLYMGRVTKEKEYILPEEINNSILAQYANTTREYTNIIVLKLRKEEILDDSHKPWVIRNMDVL from the coding sequence ATGTATTCAGATGAAGAGATTTTCAAAGAAGCAACAACAAAATCATTGCTACAACTACTCAAGAAAAAGGAAGATTTTCATACATATTGTTATCAAGAAACACTAGCAAAAGGCCAAGAAATAATATTAAATGATTCCAATGATTTCAAAATTTATCTAGTAGAAAGTGGTTATTTTGCCTATTGTCTTCAAAATGACCAAGGTGATTCTGGGATTATTTGTTTTGTTGGAGATGAAGTAGCTGTTAATTTAGTGCCAATCATTAAAGAAGAACCTGAAGACTCCAGTTTACGTACTTTGACCGAAGTAAAATGTTGGGTGTTAGATCCTGGTTTTGTGGAAAAGGCTTTAGATGAGTCGAACCAAAAAGCACTCTATTTATTGTCTAATTTGCTTTATACAAGAAAAGTTTATTTTAAAGCAAGTAAGCGTACTTTTATGAAGAAAGAAGCACGTATTCGAGCTTGTCTAAAAGATATCGGTTTATATATGGGACGAGTAACGAAAGAAAAAGAATATATTTTACCAGAAGAGATTAATAACTCTATTTTGGCTCAATATGCTAACACGACACGAGAGTATACCAACATTATTGTCTTAAAATTACGCAAAGAAGAAATTTTAGATGATAGTCATAAACCATGGGTGATAAGAAATATGGATGTCTTGTAA
- a CDS encoding MBL fold metallo-hydrolase, translating into MTKIKRIMTGIIQENCYIIYQDSLALIVDPGAEASKIEAVIAELQVTPIAVLLTHCHYDHIGALEKIRKAYSIPVYVSPKEQEWLSNPELNLSARIAGTPIVANPAEHEFKLGEYNIEGFHFKVVPTPGHSVGSLSFIFDDFVIVGDALFKGSIGRTDLYTGDFDTLINSITTELFVLPDDLRAYSGHGEMTTIGHEKATNPYFN; encoded by the coding sequence ATGACAAAAATTAAACGAATCATGACTGGAATAATTCAAGAAAATTGCTATATTATTTATCAAGATAGCTTAGCGCTCATTGTTGATCCAGGAGCAGAAGCAAGTAAAATCGAAGCGGTAATTGCGGAACTTCAAGTGACGCCGATAGCAGTTTTACTGACGCATTGTCACTATGATCATATTGGAGCTTTGGAAAAAATTCGGAAAGCTTATTCGATTCCGGTTTATGTTAGCCCGAAAGAACAAGAATGGCTTTCAAACCCAGAACTAAATCTATCTGCGCGTATTGCAGGAACACCAATCGTTGCTAATCCTGCAGAACATGAATTTAAGCTTGGAGAATATAATATCGAAGGTTTTCATTTTAAAGTTGTACCGACACCCGGACATTCTGTTGGGAGTTTAAGTTTTATTTTTGATGACTTTGTAATTGTTGGCGATGCACTATTTAAAGGCAGTATTGGTCGTACAGACCTATATACTGGTGATTTTGATACATTGATTAATAGTATTACAACAGAATTATTTGTCCTTCCAGATGACTTGAGAGCTTATTCTGGTCACGGAGAGATGACAACAATTGGTCATGAAAAAGCAACGAACCCCTATTTTAATTAA
- a CDS encoding VOC family protein: MTAKMLHTCIRVKDLAESINFYENALGLKEVRRKDFPDFEFTLVYMAFEEGGFELELTYNYDQKKAYDLGNGYGHLAVGVPDVHALLKEHQVAGYTVTDLKGLPGEDPFYYFLTDPDGYKTEIIQDGAL, from the coding sequence ATGACTGCAAAAATGTTACATACATGTATTCGAGTGAAAGATTTGGCTGAATCGATTAATTTTTATGAGAATGCTTTGGGTTTAAAAGAAGTTCGGCGTAAAGATTTTCCGGATTTTGAATTCACACTAGTATATATGGCTTTTGAAGAGGGCGGATTTGAACTAGAACTAACATACAATTATGACCAAAAAAAGGCTTACGATTTAGGTAATGGTTATGGACATTTAGCTGTTGGTGTTCCTGATGTCCATGCCTTACTAAAAGAACATCAAGTTGCTGGCTATACAGTGACCGACTTAAAAGGACTTCCAGGTGAAGATCCGTTTTATTACTTCCTAACTGACCCAGATGGTTATAAAACAGAGATTATTCAAGATGGCGCATTATAG
- a CDS encoding DUF561 domain-containing protein, with translation MSLTKMLEIKYPILQGAMAQIATYELASAVSNAGGLGIIASGGMTADALREQIQLCKEKTTNPFAVNIMLMMPNCPELVDVIIEEEVRVVTTGAGTPKPFMAKLKAAGIKVIAVIPSVKIAKKMEEIGVDAVVAEGTEAGGHVGETTTMALVRQVVAAVNIPVIAAGGIADGHGMAAAYALGASGVQIGTLFLVAEECPVPASFKQAVLDASDTDTTVTGRRNGAPVRSIKNPMIKKYVKLENENASRDQLEELTLGSLRKAVHEGDVENGSVMAGQICGMLTEIRSTKNIIESLMKESEQVASNLVIQ, from the coding sequence ATGAGTTTAACAAAAATGTTAGAAATCAAGTATCCAATTTTACAAGGGGCAATGGCTCAAATAGCAACCTATGAGTTAGCTTCCGCGGTATCAAATGCAGGCGGTCTAGGAATTATTGCATCAGGCGGTATGACAGCAGATGCTTTACGCGAACAAATTCAACTTTGCAAAGAAAAAACAACGAATCCATTTGCAGTAAATATTATGCTAATGATGCCTAATTGCCCTGAACTTGTCGATGTAATTATTGAGGAAGAAGTTCGTGTTGTTACAACTGGCGCCGGAACACCGAAACCATTTATGGCGAAACTAAAAGCAGCAGGAATCAAAGTGATTGCTGTAATTCCATCCGTGAAAATCGCGAAAAAAATGGAAGAAATTGGCGTTGATGCCGTTGTTGCAGAGGGGACAGAAGCTGGTGGGCATGTTGGTGAAACAACTACGATGGCATTGGTTCGTCAAGTTGTTGCTGCAGTAAATATCCCTGTAATTGCAGCAGGTGGAATAGCTGATGGTCACGGAATGGCAGCCGCTTATGCGCTTGGAGCTAGTGGCGTGCAAATTGGTACGCTTTTCCTTGTGGCAGAGGAATGTCCTGTGCCAGCTAGCTTTAAACAAGCCGTTCTTGATGCAAGTGATACAGATACAACTGTAACAGGACGACGAAATGGCGCACCAGTTAGAAGTATAAAAAACCCGATGATTAAAAAATATGTCAAGTTAGAAAATGAAAATGCTTCTCGAGATCAACTAGAAGAATTAACACTAGGCTCTCTTAGAAAAGCTGTTCATGAAGGGGATGTCGAAAATGGCTCTGTCATGGCAGGTCAAATTTGCGGGATGTTAACAGAGATTCGCTCCACAAAAAATATTATCGAAAGCTTGATGAAAGAATCCGAGCAAGTTGCAAGTAATTTAGTTATTCAATAA
- a CDS encoding OFA family MFS transporter, producing the protein MTKEINRWGVLIGSVGVLLCTGAVYAFSVFAGPLSAAHGWTIPQVMMAFTINAAIGPIPTILGGILTDKGKAKWAILIGGILFGIGFSLTGFATSTTMLYLSYGVLAGLGQGFAYSGCLSNTIRLFPDKRGLASGLITAGMGGATIIAAPIANHLIETYSVMTAFKIMGAVYIAVVIVCSFLIRVAPAGYAPKDWTPPAGNNAGMINVPWTGMIRTMTFYLILLMLGIGAFSGLMIASNASLIGQNMFGLTAASAAAYVSIYSLSNCLGRVVWGAVSDRLGRSNTLMIIYTVIALSLLSLATLQSVAGFVIGIIGLGLCFGGTMGVFPSIVMENYGPKNQGVNYGIVFIGYSTAAFFAPKMAAQIAGQNGGDFTQAFYIAIALAAVGLCINIVYKLREKKQPVKELA; encoded by the coding sequence ATGACTAAGGAAATAAATCGTTGGGGAGTTTTAATTGGTTCTGTAGGGGTGCTTCTTTGTACAGGCGCGGTTTATGCATTTAGTGTTTTTGCTGGACCGCTCAGTGCCGCTCATGGTTGGACAATTCCACAAGTAATGATGGCATTTACAATTAATGCGGCGATTGGCCCGATTCCAACTATTTTGGGTGGGATTTTAACCGACAAAGGGAAGGCAAAATGGGCTATTTTGATAGGTGGAATATTATTTGGCATTGGATTTTCTCTAACTGGATTCGCGACATCCACCACAATGCTGTATTTATCTTACGGCGTTTTAGCTGGACTTGGGCAAGGCTTTGCTTACTCTGGATGTCTTAGCAATACGATTCGTCTTTTCCCAGATAAACGTGGTCTTGCATCTGGGCTTATCACAGCAGGCATGGGTGGTGCAACGATTATTGCCGCCCCTATTGCGAATCATTTAATTGAAACATATAGTGTCATGACCGCTTTTAAAATTATGGGTGCGGTTTATATCGCGGTTGTAATAGTTTGTAGTTTCCTTATCCGAGTTGCTCCAGCTGGCTATGCTCCAAAAGATTGGACTCCTCCAGCAGGAAACAATGCTGGAATGATCAATGTACCTTGGACTGGAATGATTCGAACCATGACTTTCTATTTAATTCTTTTAATGCTCGGTATTGGCGCATTTTCAGGACTGATGATTGCTTCTAATGCTTCTTTAATAGGTCAAAATATGTTTGGTTTAACAGCGGCATCGGCTGCAGCTTACGTAAGTATTTATTCACTAAGCAACTGTTTGGGACGAGTTGTTTGGGGCGCTGTATCAGACCGTCTAGGAAGATCTAATACGTTAATGATTATTTATACAGTCATCGCGTTATCTTTACTATCACTTGCTACGCTTCAATCAGTAGCAGGGTTTGTTATCGGTATTATCGGTCTAGGTTTATGCTTTGGCGGAACGATGGGTGTCTTCCCGTCCATTGTTATGGAAAACTATGGTCCGAAAAATCAAGGTGTCAATTATGGAATAGTATTCATTGGTTATTCCACAGCAGCATTCTTTGCACCGAAAATGGCAGCACAAATTGCTGGCCAAAATGGAGGCGATTTTACACAAGCTTTCTATATTGCGATTGCACTGGCCGCAGTAGGGCTATGTATTAATATTGTTTATAAGTTACGTGAGAAAAAACAACCTGTGAAGGAATTAGCATAA
- a CDS encoding acyl CoA:acetate/3-ketoacid CoA transferase, protein MSKVIKASEAAKMIKDGDTVALSGFGLSCVNEEMAIAVEKRFLESGEPRNLTVMHASALGDRREKGMSHWGHAGLIKRWIGGIAIASPKMAKLIEEDKCEAYNLPQGVITQLYREIAAKRPGVITKIGMGTFVDPRIEGAKMSASSTDDLVELLTIHGEEWLFYPSFPIQVALIRGTVADEFGNLTLEKEGLHMEVLPIAQAVRNSGGIVIAQVESVAKKGSLNPKDVRVPGILIDHIIISEPENHFQTENTQYNPAFSGHIQVPLGDIEPLELDDRKVIARRSAAELEPQTILNLGVGIPVNVSTVAAEEGVSDQLILTTEAGSVGGVPAGLADFGHAYNSEAIVDHHSQFDFYDGGGLDLSVLGLAQTDEAGNVNVSKFGTRVAGCGGFINISQSAKKLIFAGTFTAGGLKTRVSDGKLEILQEGKAKKFIKKVQQITFSGEYASTTDQTILYVTERAVFRLENGKMILTEIAPGIDLEKDVLGQMDFEPTIASDLKIMDSGIFSGKWGGLKTIIEKQTREEVKL, encoded by the coding sequence TTGTCAAAAGTTATCAAAGCAAGTGAAGCTGCAAAAATGATTAAAGATGGAGATACAGTCGCACTCAGCGGTTTTGGCTTATCTTGTGTCAATGAAGAAATGGCTATTGCAGTAGAAAAGCGTTTTTTAGAGAGTGGGGAACCACGTAATTTAACCGTAATGCATGCCAGTGCCTTAGGAGATCGCCGGGAAAAAGGAATGAGTCATTGGGGGCATGCTGGTTTAATCAAACGCTGGATTGGTGGCATTGCTATTGCTTCTCCCAAAATGGCGAAATTAATTGAGGAAGATAAATGTGAGGCTTACAATTTACCTCAAGGTGTTATCACCCAACTTTACCGCGAAATTGCAGCAAAACGACCAGGGGTTATTACAAAAATCGGAATGGGAACATTTGTTGATCCTCGAATTGAAGGCGCAAAGATGTCAGCAAGTTCTACAGATGATTTAGTTGAGTTACTTACTATTCACGGAGAAGAATGGTTATTTTACCCAAGTTTTCCTATTCAAGTCGCACTTATTCGTGGAACGGTTGCGGATGAATTTGGAAATTTAACATTAGAAAAAGAAGGACTACATATGGAAGTGTTACCTATTGCCCAAGCAGTTCGTAATTCTGGTGGAATTGTTATTGCTCAGGTAGAATCTGTGGCTAAAAAAGGTTCATTAAATCCAAAAGATGTTCGAGTTCCAGGGATTTTAATCGATCATATCATCATTTCAGAGCCGGAAAATCATTTCCAAACAGAAAACACACAATATAATCCGGCGTTTTCAGGACATATTCAAGTTCCGCTTGGAGATATCGAACCACTTGAATTAGACGATCGTAAAGTCATTGCTAGACGTTCAGCTGCAGAACTTGAACCTCAAACCATTCTTAATTTAGGTGTTGGAATTCCAGTTAATGTATCCACTGTAGCAGCAGAAGAAGGCGTTAGTGACCAATTAATTCTAACAACAGAAGCTGGTTCAGTTGGTGGTGTCCCAGCCGGTTTAGCAGATTTTGGACATGCCTATAATAGTGAGGCAATTGTTGATCATCACTCCCAATTTGATTTTTATGATGGTGGAGGGCTTGATTTATCCGTCCTTGGTTTAGCGCAAACAGATGAAGCTGGAAATGTTAATGTAAGTAAATTTGGCACAAGGGTAGCTGGATGTGGTGGTTTCATTAATATATCTCAATCAGCGAAGAAACTGATTTTTGCTGGAACATTTACGGCTGGGGGGCTAAAGACACGTGTGAGTGATGGAAAACTTGAGATTTTACAAGAAGGAAAAGCTAAAAAGTTTATCAAAAAAGTTCAACAAATCACATTTAGTGGCGAATATGCATCTACAACCGATCAAACAATACTGTATGTCACCGAAAGAGCCGTGTTCCGTTTAGAAAATGGCAAAATGATTCTCACTGAAATTGCACCTGGTATTGATTTAGAAAAAGATGTGCTGGGACAAATGGATTTTGAACCAACTATTGCGAGTGACTTGAAAATAATGGATAGTGGCATTTTTAGCGGAAAATGGGGCGGTTTAAAAACTATTATCGAAAAACAAACAAGAGAGGAAGTAAAACTATGA
- a CDS encoding sigma-54 interaction domain-containing protein, with the protein MFDLMDNLLGVQSFGELNKDMPTTLFVTDAGGNILISNKFTALTVGMSLEELLRCNVRDLVEDGVYNDSVTLDAIRTKEKKTKVINTKKGFSIRSTSTPILYPDGTVHLVVTMSDETQPDSFKTWRGETILGNQELLLLEDYKEQEGTVVVAESVVMKQIVRVCNQIAPFDSKVLLYGESGTGKEVLSRYIHEKSEQATGPFISINCAAIPKALFESELFGHEKGSFTGADIEKPGMLELADGGTLFLDEISEMPLELQAKMLRVLETGEVRRLGSTTETKRHFRLISATNRNLGEMVEKGTFRRDLYYRINVVPVHIPALRERPQDIIGLARQFIQKFNQKYQKDFQLSGDKTKELLSYGWPGNVRELRNQIERLVVMSGAKEAEIQVTDDFALDLHFKEQTKKESIYLKDYLQDVEKHFIMRVLEESDGNVTKAAHTLGIHRSVLYRKLKVIN; encoded by the coding sequence ATGTTTGACTTAATGGATAACTTGCTGGGAGTACAGTCATTTGGTGAATTAAATAAAGACATGCCAACAACACTTTTTGTGACCGATGCAGGTGGTAATATTTTAATTTCTAATAAGTTTACTGCACTCACTGTTGGAATGTCTTTGGAAGAATTACTTCGTTGTAATGTGAGAGATTTAGTAGAAGATGGAGTTTATAATGATTCCGTCACATTAGACGCAATCCGAACGAAGGAAAAGAAAACAAAAGTAATAAACACAAAGAAAGGTTTTAGTATCCGTTCTACCTCAACACCGATTCTTTATCCAGATGGCACCGTTCATTTAGTAGTCACGATGTCAGATGAAACACAACCAGATAGTTTTAAGACTTGGCGTGGTGAGACGATTTTGGGTAATCAAGAATTGCTTCTTTTAGAGGATTATAAAGAGCAAGAAGGAACCGTGGTGGTGGCAGAAAGTGTAGTAATGAAGCAAATCGTTCGTGTCTGCAACCAAATCGCCCCGTTTGATAGTAAGGTTTTATTATACGGAGAATCAGGTACTGGTAAGGAAGTCTTATCGCGCTATATTCACGAGAAAAGCGAGCAAGCGACTGGACCTTTTATCTCGATTAACTGTGCAGCTATTCCAAAGGCACTATTTGAGTCGGAATTATTTGGACACGAAAAAGGATCATTTACGGGGGCAGATATTGAAAAGCCAGGAATGCTTGAACTTGCTGATGGAGGTACGTTATTTTTAGATGAAATTTCTGAAATGCCTTTAGAACTTCAAGCTAAGATGCTTCGAGTGCTTGAAACAGGCGAAGTAAGAAGACTCGGTTCAACAACAGAAACAAAGCGTCATTTTCGGCTTATTTCAGCAACAAATCGCAATCTTGGTGAGATGGTGGAGAAGGGAACTTTCAGGCGAGATTTATATTACCGGATTAATGTTGTTCCCGTTCATATCCCGGCGCTCAGAGAAAGACCGCAAGACATTATCGGACTTGCACGCCAGTTTATCCAAAAATTTAATCAAAAATATCAAAAAGATTTTCAACTTAGCGGCGATAAAACAAAAGAGTTACTTTCTTATGGATGGCCTGGAAATGTTCGTGAGCTTAGAAATCAAATAGAACGACTAGTGGTTATGTCAGGGGCAAAAGAAGCAGAAATACAGGTGACAGATGACTTTGCACTTGATTTACATTTTAAAGAGCAAACGAAGAAAGAGTCGATCTATTTAAAAGATTATTTGCAAGATGTAGAAAAACATTTTATTATGCGAGTGTTGGAAGAAAGTGATGGAAATGTAACAAAAGCGGCTCATACGCTCGGAATTCACCGTTCTGTCTTATACCGGAAACTTAAAGTCATTAATTAA